In Eriocheir sinensis breed Jianghai 21 chromosome 8, ASM2467909v1, whole genome shotgun sequence, the following proteins share a genomic window:
- the LOC126995425 gene encoding DNA primase large subunit-like: MEFKGRRVRRRLEIQIEVNYPSGVQFYSDPPTGDILLTEFDDIASDRLKILRAVEHLNLLGYVKDSDEWINNLYEEFSKNKYFINAADKDSKERVDEIQKARRQDHVSHFILRLVFCRSEDLRRWFVDRETDLFRARLLYASRSGLDLKAFLVANNLKYLIVAEEEQQRKRENLIAGSFHVGEDNIDGMTFYKVPFTDALELVRRKKVFLKAGLAYVPEGDVATLVINSFRTRLSRAVANAYKALPEVESDERLVCLLKDFDKRYIAKDYLSRKPVNIHITPDVIDSLANKSFPPCMRQLNDVLRSTYHLKHHGRLIYGLFLKAAGLSMEDSLTFWRSHFLKIMDEDMFRKKKYAYGIRYIYGKEGMRKDCLPYGCMKIIGHSPGPSETHGCPFRHTDAPLLWQRLAAYGVSQQVIHEIMVLVSKQHYQAACQCFWEALHGVPIEGGIDHPNQFFEESYMLLNGGAQPSQVEYTSGGTSNHPPYDAKSEGPSGRDSIQERSSRR, from the exons ATGGAATTCAAGGGTAGAAGAGTACGCAGAAGATTAGAAATTCAGATTGAAGTTAACTATCCCTCTGGCGTTCAGTTCTACAGTGACCCACCAACAGGAGACATCTTATTGACTGAATTTGATGACATTGCCTCTGACAGGCTGAAAA ttttaagaGCTGTGGAACATTTGAATCTGCTGGGTTATGTCAAAGATTCAGATGAATGGATTAATAATTTGTATGAAGAATTTTCAAAGAACAAGTATTTCATCAATGCAGCT GATAAAGATTCCAAAGAAAGAGTTGATGAAATTCAGAAAGCCAGAAGGCAGGATCACGTGTCTCATTTCATCCTGCGTCTTGTCTTCTGCCGGAGTGAGGATTTGCGTCGGTGGTTTGTTGATCGCGAGACTGACCTGTTCCGGGCTCGCTTGCTTTATGCTTCCAGGTCTGGTTTAGATCTAAAAGCTTTCTTGGTGGCCAACAACCTTAAATATCTCATT GTGGCAGAGGAGGAGCAGCAAAGGAAACGGGAGAACCTCATTGCAGGCAGTTTTCATGTCGGTGAGGACAATATAGACGGAATGACATTTTACAAG GTTCCATTTACAGATGCGTTGGAACTGGTAAGACGGAAGAAAGTGTTCCTGAAAGCTGGTCTTGCCTATGTCCCAGAAGGTGACGTGGCCACCCTAGTCATTAATTCCTTCAGGACACGTCTGTCTCGGGCTGTGGCA AATGCATACAAAGCCCTGCCTGAAGTGGAGAGTGATGAGCGTCTGGTTTGTCTCTTGAAAGACTTTGACAAGCGCTACATTGCCAAAGATTACTTATCCAGGAAGCCAGTCAACATTCATATTACTCCAGATGTGATTGACAGCTTGGCTAACAAGTCTTTTCCACCTTGCATGCGGCAGCTCAATGACGTTTTGCGATCCACCTATCACCTGAAGCACCACGGCCGCCTCATCTATGGACTGTTCCTCAAGGCTGCTGGCTTAAGTATGGAGGATTCGCTAACCTTCTGGAGATCTCACTTTCTAAAAATCATGGATGAGGACATG TTTCGTAAAAAAAAGTATGCATATGGCATCCGATACATttatggaaaagaaggaatgagaaaagactGTCTTCCCTATGGGTGCATGAAGATCATTGGGCACAGCCCTGGACCAAGTGAAACTCATGGCTGCCCATTCCGGCACACTGATGCCCCTTTGCTGTGGCAGCGTCTTGCAGCCTATGGAGTGTCACAGCagg TTATCCATGAAATCATGGTTTTGGTAAGTAAGCAGCACTACCAAGCAGCCTGCCAATGCTTCTGGGAAGCTTTGCATGGTGTTCCCATAGAGGGTGGCATCGACCATCCCAATCAGTTCTTTGAAGAGAGCTACATGCTCCTGAATGGAGGTGCACAACCCAGCCAAG TTGAGTATACGTCGGGGGGCACGTCAaatcacccaccctacgacgccaagtctgAAGGTCCCTCCGGGCGAGACTCCATACAG GAAAGAAGCAGCCGGAGGTGA